In the genome of Gemmatimonadales bacterium, the window GAGCGTGCTCTGGGTGACCGGGGAACGTACGTACGCGCAGTTTGCCCGCTACCACCGGCCGCCCACGGTACAGGTGATCGACTTCCTCGATCCGATGGCCGACGGCTACGCGGTCGCCGACCTCGTGGTCTCCCGCGCCGGCATGATCACGGTGGCCGAGCTGTGCGCCTGGGGGCTGCCGAGCATCCTGGTTCCGCTCCCCACGGCGGCGGCGGATCATCAGACCGTGAACGCGCGGGTGCTCGCGGATGCGCGCGCGGCGGTGCTGCTTTCGCAGGGGGACCTGACCCCGGAGCGGCTGGGTGGCGAAGTGGGCCGCCTGCTGGAGGTTCCGGCGCGGCGCTACGCAATGGCTGAAGCGGCACGGGCGCGCGGCCGGCCCTTCGCCTCGCGCGACATTGCGCGGCGGCTGTTGGCGCTGGCAGGGGTGTCGCGGCCGGCCTTTTAGAATCCGAGGCGGCTTCTTACATTGGCTCATCCACCATGGCACTGTTCAATCCCGAGGATCGACGGCCGGTCCACTTTGTTGGCATCGGCGGCGCCGGGATGAGCGCGTTGGCGCTGATCGCGTGCCACCGCGGGATCACGGTAACCGGGTGCGACGCCGATCCGGCCGGCGCGAATGACCTCGCTGCGCTCGGCGTCCCGGTGGAGCAGGGGCACTCGGCCGCGCACGTCGATGGCGCGCGCGCCGTGGTACACACCGCGGCGGTGCCGAGCGATCATCCGGAGCTCGCGCGCGCGCGGGCGCTCGGGGTGCCGGTGGTGCCGCGAAAGGTGGCGCTGGCCGAGCTGGTGGCGGGTGCCCGCACGCTTGCGGTGAGCGGTACCCACGGCAAGACCACCACGACGGTAATGGCGACGGAGGTGCTCGCCGCGCTGGGGCAGGAGCCCACCGGCATCGCGGGCGGGAGGGTGGCGGCGTGGGGCGGCAACGCGCGGCTTGCGGGCAAACCCGCCGGCAGCCGCGGGCCGGCGGTCGATCCGCTCTTCGTGGTCGAGGCGGACGAGTACGATCGGGCGTTTCTGGCGCTCGAACCCACGGTCGCCATCGTGAACAACGTCGAGCCGGATCATCTCGAGTGCTACGGGAGCGTGGCCGCCCTCGAGGATGCGTTCACCGAATTCGCCGGGCGCGCGGAGGCGGCGTTCCTGGGCGCCGATGACGCGGGAGCGCGGAAAGTGGGAGCCCGGCTCGCCGGCAGCGTGAACACGCGCGCTGTGAGCTTTGGTCTCGCGCCGGATGCCGGCATCCGCATCTACGACGTGCGGCAGAATGCCGAGGGTACGGCAGCCACCGTGCGCATGCCCGACCGCGCGCCGCTTGCGCTCCAGCTCACGGTGCCGGGCCTGCACAATCTCAGAAACGCGGTGGGTGCGCTCGCAGCGGCGCTGCATATGGCACCCGGGGCCGAGCCGGAGCCCGCGCTCGATGCGCTGCGCGGATTTCGCGGCGTGGGCCGCCGGTTCGAGCGGCTGGGCGAGTTCGGCGGCGTGGCGTTGGTGGACGACTACGCCCACCACCCCTCGGAGCTGGCCGCGACGCTCGCCGCGGCGCGACAGGCCTTTCCGGGGCGTCGGCTCGTCGCCGTGTTCCAGCCGCACCTCTACTCGCGCACCGCGCAGCACGGCGCCGCAATGGGCGAGGCGTTGGCCCGGGCCGATGTCGTCATCGTGACCGAGATCTACGCGGCCCGCGAGCAGCCCATCGCCGGGGTGAGCGGACGGGACGTGGCCCGCGCCGCAGCCAAGGCGGGCGCGGCAGTGGAGTTCGCAGCCGATCGCGACACGCTCGGGCGCGTGGTTCGCGATGCGCTCCGCCCGGGCGACGTGGTGCTCATTCTCGGCGCCGGCGACATCACGCGGGTCGGGCCCGAGCTGGTGCGGTGGTTGCAAGCCGCCTGACGGTGGTGGCCGGGCTCGCGGGTGCATTGGCACTCGGCCTGCTCGTGTGGTTCGGTGGGCCCGTGGTGCTCAGGCGGTTCGATTTCTTTCGCGTTCGGCGCATCGAAGTAAACGGCGCGCGCTATCTCGCGCCGGAAGCGGTCGCGGCGGCGCTCCGGCTCGGGCCGCGGGCCACGGTCTTCGACGATCGCGACGTCCTGGCGCGCAGAGTATTCTCGGTTCCGGGCGTGGAGCGCGCCGATGTCGGGCGCCGGCTGCCGGGCACGCTGGTGGTGACCGTTGTCGAGCGGGAACCGGTGGCGCTCACGCCGCGCGGCGCCAAGGGGCTCGCCGCCCTGGATGCGCGGGGCAGGCTGCTCCCCTATGATCCCGCGTTCGCGGCGCCCGATCTCCCCGTCGTCGTGCGCGCCGATTCGGTGGTGGCCGGCGTGCTCGACGTGGTGCGCGACGCGGACCCGGCGCTCTTTGCGCGAATTTCGACAGCCTCCGACATACGGGGCGACGTGCTGCTCGATCTCGGAGGACGGCGGCTCTGGCTCAGGGGTAACGCAACGGCGGAGGACATACGGGCGGTGACGGCAGTCGTACAGGATCTGGCCCGGCGCAACCGCGGCTATCAGGAGCTGGACGGACGCTTCTCCGGCCAGGTCATCGTGCGCTCGATGAGCTCGGGGACGACCGCGGGAGCCGGCGCGTGAGCGGACGGACGAGCGCGCAACCTCAGCGCCTCGTCGCCGGGCTCGATCTCGGCTCGACCAAAGTCGTGGGCATCGTCGCCGAAGTCGTGGGCGACGGGCGTGAGGCCGGGGCCAAGATCCTGGGGCTCGGCGTCGAGCGCACCAACGGGGTGCGCCGCGGCGTGGTGCGCGACGTCGAGGAGACGAGCCGCGCCATCGAGAAGGCGATGCGCGACGCCCAGCGCATGGCGGGCGTCGAGGTCGGCACCGTCTACTGCGGCATCGCCGGCGAGCACGTGGCCGGGCGCAGCTCGCGCGGCATGGTGTCGGTCACCGGCGACGAGATCCGCACCGGCGACGTCGCCCGGGTGAACGACATGGCGAGCAACACCTCCTTCGCCAGAGATCATGAGCTGCTGCACGCCATTCCGCAGGAGTACCTGATCGACCAGCAGGGCGGTATCGACGAGCCGATCGGGATGACCGGCTCGCGGCTCGAGGCCGAGGTCTATCTGGTCACCGTCCTCGCGAGCGTCATGCAGAACCTGCGAAAGTGCGTCGAGCGCGCGGGCTACCAGGTCGGGGAGTTCGTCCTCGAGCCGCTCGCGGCCTCGCTCGCCGTGCTCACGCCGGATGAAGTCGAGCTGGGCTGCGCGCTGGTCGAGCTGGGCGGCGGCTCGACCAACGTGTCGATCTTCCAGAGCGGCAAGATCCGGCACACCGCGTCGCTCCTCTGCGCCGGCGGGCATGTGACGGGCGACATCATCCACGGGCTCCAGGTGACGCAACAGGACGCGGAGCGGCTTCGGGAGCGGTTCGGCGCGGCCTACGAGCCGCTCGTGACCGAGGGCGAGATGCTCCAGTTGCCCACGACGCCGGCCCAGGGCACCCGCTCGGCGGACCGCCGGGTGCTCGGCCACATCATGCATATGCGGTTTCAGGAAATCCTGGAGTACGCGCTCGACGAAATGACGCGCGCAGGCTATCATCAGCGTCTTCCCGCCGGAGTTATCTTGACCGGGGGCGGCGCGGTCACCCCCGGGATCGTGGAGCTGGCGCGGGAGGTCTTCGCGATGCCAGCCCGGTGCGGGGTGCCCGGCCAGCGGCTCCGGGGCCTCGCCGACAGCGTCGAGTCGCCCCGCATGGCCGTGCCGGCCGGGCTCGTGCTCTACGGGGCGCGGCAGGTGGCGCTTGGGAGCGGGTTCTCCTCGGGCGCGCAGCGCTCGCCAGCAGTCGAGAAATGGTTGGCTCCGGTGAAACGGTGGCTCCAGGACTTCTTCTGAGTCGGACCGAGGACACACACCATGATCTTTGAGCTGGAAGAGAGCGGCGCCCCCCAGAACGCCAAGATGAAGGTCATCGGCGTGGGCGGCGGCGGCGGCAACGCCGTCAACCGGATGATCGACGAGCAGTTGGGCGGGGTCGAGTTCATCTCGGTGAACACCGACAACCAGGCTCTCCGGCTCTCGAAATCGGACATCAAGATCCAGATCGGTCGCAAGCTCACCCGCGGACTCGGAGCGGGCGCCCGGCCCGAAATCGGCCGGCAGGCCATCGAAGAGAACAAGGACGAGGTCGCCGGGGTGGTGCAGGGCGCCGACATGGTCTTCGTGACCTGCGGCATGGGCGGCGGCACCGGCACCGGGGCGGCGCCTATCGTGGCCCAGCTCGCGCGCGACACAGGGGCCCTCACGGTCGGCATCGTCACCAAGCCATTCCTGTTCGAGGGCCGGCGCCGGATGCGGCAGGCCGAGACGGGCATCAACGAGATGCGGAAGAACGTGGACACGATGATCGTCGTGCCCAACGAGCGGCTGCTCGCCGTGGTGGGCAAAGGCATTCCATTCCAGGACGCGCTCAAGAAGGCCGACGAAGTGCTGCTCCATGCCACCCAGGGCATCTCGAGTCTCATCACCAGTACGGGCATCATCAACGTCGACTTCGCCGACGTCCGCACCATCATGCAGAACGGCGGCGCCGCGCTCATGGGCACGGGGATCGGCCGGGGAGAAAACCGGGCGCTCGAGGCGGCGCAGCAGGCGATCTCGAGCCCGCTGCTCGACAACATCTCGATCGCCGGCGCCACGGGCGTTCTCATCAACATCATCGGCGGCGACGACCTTACGCTGGGCGAGACCACGCAGATCAACGACATCATCCATGACGCGGTAGGCGACGACGCGGAGATCATCTTCGGCGCCGGCAGCGACCCCGCGATGCAGGGAGAAGTGCGGGTCACCGTCATCGCGACCGGCTTCGACCGCGCGGTCACGAGCGACCAGCCGGCCGCCGCGTCCACCGGCGGTCAGCCCGGGGCCCGCGGCGCCGGGGCCGCGAGCGTACTTCCGTTCACGCCCAAGCGCGCCGGGCCGGTGGTGCAGGCGCCCCGGGTCCAGACCAAGGTCGCGCCGCCTCCCGGCGCCGACGTGCCGGAGATGGAAATCCCGACGTTCATCCGGCGGCAGATGGACTGATGCGGCTGTCGCGCATCGCCCTCGCCGCGCTCATCCTGGGCGGTGCCGCGGCCGCGGCGCTGAGCGGGCACTGGCCGTGGCGCCGGCTCAACGTCGAGGCGCCGGGCGGGCTCGAAGCGGTGCCGGCTGGCGTCGACGGACCGGAGGCGCCCCCGCGGCGCCCGCCCGCCGTCGAGACCCTCGATACCTTGCACCGCGGCGAAACCATTTCCGACGTCCTCGCGCGCCACAACATCACCGATCTCGATTTCGCGCACCGCGGACGGGACGCCGGCATCGACCCGCGGCGGTTGCGACCAGGGCTCGTGCTGAGCTTCCACGGCCCGGACGCAAGTGCACCGCCCACCCGCATTCGCCTCCGCAGCTCGCCGGAGCAGGTCGTCACCTTCCAGCGCTCGTCCGTCGGCTGGGAGGTCAATGCCCGGGAAATTGTCTGGCACTCCGATACCATGGATGTGCGGGGGGGCATCGACAACTCGCTCTACGAGGCGCTCGACGGACAGGTGCGGGACAGCGTGCTCGCGGGCCCAGAGCGCGTGCGACTC includes:
- the murC gene encoding UDP-N-acetylmuramate--L-alanine ligase produces the protein MALFNPEDRRPVHFVGIGGAGMSALALIACHRGITVTGCDADPAGANDLAALGVPVEQGHSAAHVDGARAVVHTAAVPSDHPELARARALGVPVVPRKVALAELVAGARTLAVSGTHGKTTTTVMATEVLAALGQEPTGIAGGRVAAWGGNARLAGKPAGSRGPAVDPLFVVEADEYDRAFLALEPTVAIVNNVEPDHLECYGSVAALEDAFTEFAGRAEAAFLGADDAGARKVGARLAGSVNTRAVSFGLAPDAGIRIYDVRQNAEGTAATVRMPDRAPLALQLTVPGLHNLRNAVGALAAALHMAPGAEPEPALDALRGFRGVGRRFERLGEFGGVALVDDYAHHPSELAATLAAARQAFPGRRLVAVFQPHLYSRTAQHGAAMGEALARADVVIVTEIYAAREQPIAGVSGRDVARAAAKAGAAVEFAADRDTLGRVVRDALRPGDVVLILGAGDITRVGPELVRWLQAA
- a CDS encoding FtsQ-type POTRA domain-containing protein, encoding MVASRLTVVAGLAGALALGLLVWFGGPVVLRRFDFFRVRRIEVNGARYLAPEAVAAALRLGPRATVFDDRDVLARRVFSVPGVERADVGRRLPGTLVVTVVEREPVALTPRGAKGLAALDARGRLLPYDPAFAAPDLPVVVRADSVVAGVLDVVRDADPALFARISTASDIRGDVLLDLGGRRLWLRGNATAEDIRAVTAVVQDLARRNRGYQELDGRFSGQVIVRSMSSGTTAGAGA
- the ftsA gene encoding cell division protein FtsA, coding for MSGRTSAQPQRLVAGLDLGSTKVVGIVAEVVGDGREAGAKILGLGVERTNGVRRGVVRDVEETSRAIEKAMRDAQRMAGVEVGTVYCGIAGEHVAGRSSRGMVSVTGDEIRTGDVARVNDMASNTSFARDHELLHAIPQEYLIDQQGGIDEPIGMTGSRLEAEVYLVTVLASVMQNLRKCVERAGYQVGEFVLEPLAASLAVLTPDEVELGCALVELGGGSTNVSIFQSGKIRHTASLLCAGGHVTGDIIHGLQVTQQDAERLRERFGAAYEPLVTEGEMLQLPTTPAQGTRSADRRVLGHIMHMRFQEILEYALDEMTRAGYHQRLPAGVILTGGGAVTPGIVELAREVFAMPARCGVPGQRLRGLADSVESPRMAVPAGLVLYGARQVALGSGFSSGAQRSPAVEKWLAPVKRWLQDFF
- the ftsZ gene encoding cell division protein FtsZ, whose product is MIFELEESGAPQNAKMKVIGVGGGGGNAVNRMIDEQLGGVEFISVNTDNQALRLSKSDIKIQIGRKLTRGLGAGARPEIGRQAIEENKDEVAGVVQGADMVFVTCGMGGGTGTGAAPIVAQLARDTGALTVGIVTKPFLFEGRRRMRQAETGINEMRKNVDTMIVVPNERLLAVVGKGIPFQDALKKADEVLLHATQGISSLITSTGIINVDFADVRTIMQNGGAALMGTGIGRGENRALEAAQQAISSPLLDNISIAGATGVLINIIGGDDLTLGETTQINDIIHDAVGDDAEIIFGAGSDPAMQGEVRVTVIATGFDRAVTSDQPAAASTGGQPGARGAGAASVLPFTPKRAGPVVQAPRVQTKVAPPPGADVPEMEIPTFIRRQMD